The following are encoded in a window of Rosa chinensis cultivar Old Blush chromosome 4, RchiOBHm-V2, whole genome shotgun sequence genomic DNA:
- the LOC112199452 gene encoding putative disease resistance protein RGA3 isoform X1, with translation MAEFLFTFAAEGILTKVTSLAAQEFNLALGFKEDLAQLRDSFLKIQAMLRDVDHSQVRGEAVEMWVKDLEDIANEADDVLDEIGYEALRRKVELRDQMKKKVKNFLSHSNPIAFRLQMAHKIKKINTSLVKLFNQAAGPVGLVARTLADATSQDIEVLDRETVSSFDSDEKLIIGREEVVSDIVKTLLKSHYNEENYLPVLAIVGMPGLGKTTLAKSIYHESKIDSHFHEKIWVCVSTPFDVKTILRGILEALKPEKAAVQSKDAICKFIREEVKGKRYLLILDDVWNEDSEKWKELRSCLLTIKDTQGSSIIVTTRSDRVAKVMETLPRCDLRKLSDDECWLIMKDKAIPVGSPPMSKEQETIGREIAKRCGGVPLVSKVLGDVMRSKTSDEWRLILKSKTWDSPEGEKRIFSILKLSFDELKPPSLKQCFAYCSMFFKDFDIEKDDLIQLWMAQGWLHPCSDKSLEMEERGNEYFKILLAKSFFQDVTKDYSGNVTKCKMHDLVHDLAEHVSKSRNLRSLFSNGEVLGSNLLTFKSLRVLNLYKADIVELPISIGKLKHLRYLNVLKTRIKTFPKSIGQLYNLQTLKIPYQLEEFPGEVANLINLRHIYFGRYMKVPGGILRRLTNLRSLPFLKVGNKTGPGIEELGCLNQLHDTLSIYGLENVGDGEEASKANLVEKKHICKLILDWKLSRPSHNVENDDDVLEGLRPHSSLEFLEIQGFLGVKFPSWLFLANHLKKIELSGCNKCEGVPVLGHLPNLSCVKIMRMENLTRIGSEFYGDDHVNSGNGSSKEARPLFPALKTLHIEWAQNLIDWMEAPTEGATTVFPLLEELTLIGCDKLTSAPSHFPSLKKLVIEWLDSGGMPIASILSNKLTTLTHLRLLEVGGLTCLPEGMLENNKNLAHLEITQCSELTCISPQSQGLEYCCASLSYLRLYICENLRYLPDGLLTPSLKVMTLYSCRNLEYIPDATYGGLTSLETLSLSMCYKITSIPFSQGLPSLGQLHIDQCPELSSLPGGLEYCTSIRSLRISMCPKVPSISIESLSTSLEDLRVSNVDSLPILRGGFTSLRELTIIYCESPQIGPEFSAFLQTLVSLEKLKICCCQNLETVPSSDKLTSLRSLAIARCDKLTCLPEWLATSSQSCSLTRLKELTIGYFWEELDEFPAFQAIPQLESLNIEGWPKLKSLPEQIQHLPSLRHLEIHSFHGVEAIPDWLGNLTSLEDLTIEWCESLKYLPSVEAMQCLTKLKEIDISRCPLLEERCTEENGPEWPKIRHLPFICCFLKHQMRSS, from the exons ATGGCAGAATTTCTGTTCACTTTTGCTGCTGAGGGAATACTGACCAAGGTGACTTCACTCGCTGCTCAAGAATTCAATCTCGCATTGGGTTTCAAAGAAGATCTGGCACAGCTGCGTGACTcattcctcaagattcaagctaTGCTAAGAGATGTCGACCATTCACAAGTTCGAGGGGAGGCTGTGGAAATGTGGGTGAAGGATCTTGAAGACATAGCTAACGAAGCCGATGATGTCTTGGATGAAATTGGGTATGAAGCTCTCCGACGCAAAGTAGAACTCCGAGACCAGATGAAGAAAAAGGTGAAAAATTTCTTGTCCCACTCCAATCCCATTGCCTTCCGCTTACAAATGGCacataaaatcaagaaaatcaaCACATCTTTGGTGAAATTATTCAATCAGGCAGCTGGCCCTGTTGGGTTAGTTGCTAGGACATTAGCAGATGCAACCTCTCAAGATATTGAAGTACTTGATAGGGAGACCGTCTCCAGCTTTGATAGCGATGAGAAGCTCATAATTGGAAGAGAGGAGGTCGTGTCAGATATAGTCAAAACCTTACTCAAGTCACACTATAATGAAGAAAATTATCTTCCAGTTTTGGCTATTGTGGGAATGCCAGGTCTAGGCAAGACAACTTTGGCTAAATCAATCTATCATGAATCTAAGattgatagccacttccatgaAAAAATATGGGTGTGTGTATCCACCCCTTTTGATGTCAAGACGATCTTAAGGGGGATCTTGGAAGCTCTGAAACCAGAGAAAGCAGCAGTACAAAGCAAGGACGCGATTTGTAAATTCATTCGAGAAGAGGTAAAAGGGAAAAGATACCTTCTCATACTGGATGATGTTTGGAACGAAGATTCTGAAAAATGGAAGGAGTTGAGGAGTTGTTTGTTAACAATTAAAGATACTCAAGGAAGCAGCATCATTGTCACTACCCGTAGTGACCGAGTTGCAAAAGTCATGGAAACTCTTCCCAGATGTGATTTAAGAAAACTATCAGATGATGAATGCTGGCTCATAATGAAGGATAAAGCCATTCCAGTTGGGAGTCCTCCTATGTCTAAAGAGCAGGAGACAATTGGTAGAGAGATCGCTAAAAGATGTGGAGGTGTACCTCTAGTGTCAAAG GTTTTGGGAGATGTGATGCGCTCTAAAACAAGTGATGAATGGCGATTAattttaaaaagtaaaacatGGGATTCAccagaaggagaaaagagaattttttcaattttgaagttGAGTTTTGATGAACTGAAACCTCCATCCTTGAAACAATGTTTTGCATATTGCTCGATGTTCTTCAAAGATTTTGATATTGAAAAGGATGACTTGATCCAACTTTGGATGGCTCAGGGATGGCTTCACCCTTGTTCTGACAAAAGCCTAGAGATGGAGGAGAGAGGTAATGAATATTTTAAAATCCTATTGGCGAAGTCTTTTTTTCAAGATGTTACAAAGGATTATAGTGGTAATGTTACCAAATGTAAGATGCACGATCTTGTGCATGATCTTGCAGAGCATGTATCAAAATCAAGGAACTTACGCTCACTTTTTTCAAATGGAGAAGTCCTTGGGAGCAACTTACTTACCTTCAAATCTTTACGTGTGTTAAATTTATACAAAGCAGATATTGTGGAGTTGCCAATTTCAATTGGGAAGTTGAAACACTTGAggtatttgaatgttttgaaaacAAGAATCAAAACATTTCCCAAATCAATTGGTCAGCTTTATAACTTGCAAACATTGAAAATACCTTATCAGCTTGAAGAATTTCCAGGGGAAGTTGCAAATTTGATCAACTTGCGGCACATTTATTTTGGTAGATATATGAAAGTTCCAGGTGGGATATTGAGACGGTTGACTAATCTCCGGTCATTACCTTTTCTCAAGGTGGGTAACAAGACAGGTCCTGGAATTGAGGAATTGGGTTGTTTAAACCAGTTGCACGACACCTTGTCTATATATGGATTGGAAAATGTAGGAGATGGAGAAGAAGCCTCGAAAGCAAACTTGGTCGAGAAGAAACATATATGCAAGTTAATCCTTGATTGGAAGCTTAGTAGGCCAAGCCACAATGTGGAGAATGACGATGATGTACTAGAAGGCCTCCGACCACATTCTAGTTTGGAATTTTTGGAGATTCAGGGATTCTTGGGTGTTAAATTTCCATCATGGTTATTCCTAGCCAACCATTTGAAAAAGATTGAATTATCGGGCTGCAACAAATGTGAAGGAGTCCCAGTACTCGGGCATTTACCCAATCTTAGTTGTGTTAAGATTATGAGAATGGAGAACCTAACTCGTATAGGATCTGAGTTTTATGGTGATGACCATGTTAACAGTGGAAATGGATCGAGTAAGGAGGCGCGGCCTTTGTTCCCTGCTTTGAAAACATTGCATATTGAGTGGGCCCAGAACCTGATCGACTGGATGGAAGCGCCAACAGAAGGAGCAACTACAGTGTTTCCATTGCTCGAGGAGCTGACCTTGATTGGCTGTGACAAATTGACAAGTGCTCCCAGTCATTTTCCATCTCTCAAGAAGTTGGTGATAGAATGGCTGGATAGCGGAGGCATGCCAATAGCAAGTATTCTAAGCAATAAACTCACCACTCTCACTCATCTCAGGTTATTGGAAGTGGGGGGACTTACTTGTCTGCCGGAAGGGATGTTAGAAAACAACAAGAATCTTGCACATTTAGAAATAACTCAGTGTTCAGAGTTGACTTGTATTTCTCCCCAATCACAAGGATTAGAGTACTGCTGCGCATCTCTTTCATATTTGCGGTTATATATTTGTGAGAATCTCAGATATTTACCAGATGGGCTACTCACTCCTTCTCTTAAAGTGATGACGTTGTATTCTTGCCGCAATCTAGAGTACATCCCAGATGCTACATACGGTGGTCTCACATCCCTTGAAACATTGTCATTGTCAATGTGCTATAAAATAACTTCCATTCCATTTTCACAAGGCCTGCCATCTCTTGGTCAATTACATATAGACCAGTGTCCGGAATTATCAAGCCTACCGGGTGGACTAGAATACTGTACCTCCATTCGGAGTTTGAGAATATCAATGTGCCCTAAGGTACCGTCCATTTCAATCGAAAGTCTGAGTACATCCCTCGAAGATTTGAGGGTAAGTAATGTAGACTCTCTTCCAATTTTACGAGGAGGCTTCACATCACTCCGTGAATTAACAATCATATATTGCGAAAGCCCACAAATTGGGCCAGAATTTAGTGCCTTTCTTCAAACCCTTGTGTCTCTTGAAAAATTGAAGATATGCTGTTGCCAAAATCTTGAGACTGTTCCAAGTTCAGACAAGCTCACATCACTCCGTAGCTTGGCGATTGCTCGTTGTGATAAATTAACATGTCTACCGGAATGGTTAGCAACATCGTCACAGTCCTGCAGCCTCACCCGTTTGAAGGAATTGACAATTGGTTATTTCTGGGAGGAGCTCGATGAATTC
- the LOC112199453 gene encoding probable carboxylesterase 18, with protein MTNLPLFFIFLNFLHIIKKKTICFFFFWEIPATKPRNLLSLHDDVVSVQQSTPSSRALLPWRTRISLSLLSKLTDAARRPNGTINRGLMSFLDLRSSATPSAPYKGVTTSNVTVHQTRNLWFRFFVPSTTSSSPASLPVVVFFHDGGFSFLSPDSYAYDAVCSKFPREIPAVVVSVNYRLSPEHGYPCQYDDGLNVLKFLDQNPDSLPDLADCSRCFLAGDSADANIAHHVAVRACREPFRVVKPIRLISIQPFFGGEERTESEIRLEGAPLVSVTRTDWLWKAFLPQNPESCHKTQKPGGFVETEEI; from the coding sequence atgaccaatttacccttattttttattttccttaattttcttcatataataaaaaaaaaaacaatttgttttttttttttctgggaaaTCCCagccacaaaacccagaaacctgCTTTCTCTCCATGACGACGTCGTCTCAGTCCAACAATCCACTCCCTCCTCCAGGGCTTTGCTCCCTTGGAGGACCCGGATCTCGTTATCGCTTCTGTCAAAGTTAACGGACGCCGCTCGCCGACCAAACGGCACCATCAACCGCGGTCTCATGAGCTTCCTCGACTTACGCTCCTCCGCCACTCCCTCAGCTCCCTACAAAGGCGTCACCACCTCCAACGTCACCGTCCACCAAACCCGCAACCTCTGGTTCCGCTTCTTCGTCCCCTCTACGACGTCGTCTTCCCCCGCCTCTTTACCCGTCGTCGTTTTCTTCCACGACGGCGGCTTCAGCTTTCTCAGCCCCGACTCCTATGCCTACGACGCCGTCTGCAGCAAATTCCCCCGCGAAATCCCCGCCGTCGTAGTCTCCGTCAACTACCGCCTCTCCCCGGAGCACGGCTACCCCTGCCAGTACGATGACGGCCTCAACGTCCTCAAATTCCTCGACCAAAACCCCGACTCCCTCCCCGACCTCGCTGACTGCTCCCGCTGCTTCCTCGCAGGAGACAGCGCCGACGCGAACATTGCCCACCACGTGGCGGTGCGAGCCTGCCGCGAGCCGTTTCGGGTCGTGAAACCAATCAGGTTGATATCGATCCAACCGTTCTTCGGCGGCGAGGAACGGACCGAGTCCGAGATCCGACTAGAGGGCGCGCCGCTGGTGTCGGTGACGCGAACCGATTGGCTGTGGAAGGCATTCTTGCCACAAAACCCAGAATCCTgccacaaaacccagaaacccggTGGCTTCGTTGAGACTGAGGAGatttga